The following nucleotide sequence is from Meriones unguiculatus strain TT.TT164.6M chromosome 13 unlocalized genomic scaffold, Bangor_MerUng_6.1 Chr13_unordered_Scaffold_108, whole genome shotgun sequence.
gctggaaagagccaagatgcccctcaactagagaatggatgcaaaatttgtggtacatcctcacaatggaatgttactcagtaatgaaaaataaggaaatcatgaaatttgcaggtaaatggtgggacctggataggatcatcctgagtgaatgtcccagaagcagaaggacacacatggtatatactcactcatatagacatataatataggataaaactactaaaatctgtatatctaaagaaactaatctagagagaggaccctgactaaaatgctgaatccccatccctaaaggcaaagaggatggatattagaagaagaaaacaggaaacaacctaggaacctgccacagagggcctctgaaaggctctgccctgcagactatcaaagtagatgctgagacttatggccaactgttgggcagagtgcacggaatttatgtaagaagtgggaaatattaagatctggagaggacaggaactccacaaggagagcaatagaaccagaaatttgaacataggggtcttcccagagactcatactccaataaAGTACcgggcatgaagataacctagaacccctgcacagatgtagcccatggcaattcattgtccaagtgggttacatagtaatgggaagagggactgtctcttttattacttccccctgaagggggagcagccttaccaggccacagaagatgacaatgcagccactcctgatgagatctgatagactaagatcagaaggaaggagaggagggcctcccctatcagtggacttggggaggggcattcgtgaagaagggggtgagaggttgggatggggaggggagaagggaggggcttatgggggaatacaaagtaaataaaatgtgattaataaaaaaatggaaaaaaaacaatacctacaATCAAACCTGGTAGGATTTCACAAACTACTTGACCAGTGACAACTCAGAAatactaatatatttttaaattatatcacaGACAATGAGTGTTTTCAACTTTATGATTCTAATTAGGTCAAAATTAAAAAAGTCCTAgtctttttttattgttcaattaaatggattcatttttttcagataaatggttaaattttatgtgaaaaaagagtaagaattagaaaactattatgtaaaatatttatatataagaatttaaTTTATACTTAAACTCAAGTaaagtacataaatataaaaggatTATAGCATATGTATACTTCAGCAAGATTTCGTAGCTTCATTTCCACAAAGCACTCATTAACATCtataataataaactatttaaaaacatttaaaatatgttatattgattaaataatattctaaaaattcatgcatatgcatgtatttatttatgatgtatttgttttaaattcattctAAAGTACTGAGTACATTAGGCAAAGTGCAGTTAAGTCAAGGCCCTATTTTGTTGCAGCCATTGTGCTTCCAACCCACCATGGattctggcattttcttgatccCTTTGCTTGACTGGAGAATTAGTTATTAATATATCTTCTTGTGGCTTATAAAGGAAATGGAcactgattgaaaaaaaaagaacaggtaagaattgatgaaaaatagTCAGATAGGTTACAACCAACTATTCAAGATTTGTAGTTTGAGGTTAGTGAAGCGAAAAAGGAAGACAGTGGCAGAGCCAAGAAACAGTCTGAACTGAACATTAAACATGTGAAGACATGTGAATGCCTTAACAGAATACAGTGCCATATGCATTAACTACACTTTCAGACACAATTTAAAGGAAGAAGTTGTTAGTTATGCCTCTTTTGAAAGGTATTTTTGTAAgtttatgtgtctgtctgtgcctgcATGAGATTATGTGTACTATATCTATGCTTCTGCCTGTGGAGACACAAGTTATGAGTCTCCAATTTTGGGTGTTGGGAATAGATTTTGGGTCTTCTGGATGGAgaacacatttttatatatttttttatttttatattaatcacaggttatttactttgtatcccagccataactctctccctaattccctcccaatctcaccctccctccctcatctcctcctgaacctctccaagtccactggtagaggaggtcctcctcccattccatctgaccctagtttaacaGGTTTCATccggaatggctgcaatgtcctcctctgtggcctggaaaggctactcctcccctggggggtgtcaaagagccctccactgagttcatgtgaaggagaacacttttaaagtgcttagccatctctatatttttcttggttacagatatttctgtcactggtTGCTTACTTCCTTTGAGTGGACAGAGCCTATCAGTGGGATCAAGAAAGTGGAGTTTCTTCACCTCAAGAAACACTGAGAGCAGAGTGGAATGGCAACAAAGAAGACCCACACTGGCTCTAGCCCTGGATGGCTCATCTCCATCTACCCAATTCCTCTAACCTGCTCCCTCTAATACAATTCCACAGACTCTCAACAGTCTGTTCAAATTTTGAATCACTCAATGGATTAAACTATGCATGGGTTAATGCCTTGTTAATCTAATTACTTCTAGAAATAGCCTTTGAACACACCAAAGGGTGTGTTTTCTACCCAACCGTGTTAACAGTAAAGACTAAGCAATGCACTGAGGAGTTCCCTCATGAATGTTCCTGAATTATATTAATTTGCATTATTTGCATTGTCTTGAGAGTGACCATGTCATGGAAATTCCCAAAGTAGAATGTGGGAACATTCAATAGGTCAGAAAATATAAGTTGAAATTACAGGGAGGACatgtttaaaaactgcttttttgtGGCATAGAATTTGAATCaccttttttattcattcaaatattaCAATGAAAAACTCTTCTATATAAGTGTTGGCTGctgtattattttcatatatttctaaaCAGTTGCCAAGGTTTAGAAATTCAGTTGTGTagattatatttcaaaatacctgGACTGGACTTGAGAACTAATCTTCACTCTTCaaccaataaacataaaaatcataACCATATGACCAAACCCAAATTGTTTGCTAGAGTAGAATAAAAGCCAAGCACATAAGAGCAGTTATCTATCCCAGGTAAAAAGAGTCAAGTTAAAACAATGTAAGAAAAACATacttgcatataaaattaaaattttcaacctTATGAAAATTTACCAAGATTTTCTCACAAAATTATGAACTAGAATGTAGTTtttttcactgcattttttttttcatggagattCAGGTTCATTTAAAATCAAtgcatttcctttccttccttccttccttccttccttccttccttccttccttccttcctttctaaatatattcttctctcatatgtcctgactacagtttcccctccctcatctcctctgacttcctccttgttattttccctttccccagATTCACTTCTACATTTACCTTCATAAAATAGCAGGCATCCCAGGGATAGCAACCAAACATGGTGTAACAAATTACAATAAAACTCAACACATGCCATCAAATCAAGGCTGGATGGATGGGGCACTCTGGTAGGGGAAAAAGGGATCCAAGAACAAGCAAAAGTGTCAGACACTgcacccactgttaggagtcccacaagaatatGGAAGCAGTCTAAGTTTATGTGTActgctgtaaaacaaaacaaaacatgcaaacaaaaacTTTCTAGATACTGCATCACTTACAAAGAGCGGGATTTTACTGTTCATAGTTCTGAGGAGGGGAAACCTAGACCCAAGGGTCAGCAGATTTGATGTAAGTAGTTTCTACTTCCAAGATAATAATTTACCATTGCTCTCTCATGTGCTAAAAAGCAAAGGGCAAAAGTACCTTCACTATATGATAAAAAGTTAAATTCATAATTCTATGGGAACAGGTGGGTGCTTTAGTATCTATTTGGAATGAACAGTTTAAGACTGGAGTAGAAGATATGGTGGATATGTTTGTGGCAAGATTGACTTAGAATGAAGAATTAGTAAATTTGATGACAATTTTCTCAAGAATATTGATTTTATCAAGTCAGTCTCTAACTTGGAAATACAGTATAGATTCAAACAgttataaatgaaagaaacattggTCCCTTCTTGAAATCAGACTTTGCCcagtgaatttcttttttgtgtacacaaatatatcacatttcactGAACTCTCCTTCTCAAAGCCATCCAGAAGGAGAGCTGAAAACCACAGCAAATGACTCTTTATATGTGTTAGTCTAAGTTGCAGGTGAAATCAGTAAATCATTTGCTGCATGGATTTTAGCTACAATGGGAGAAACATTTTGCTTGAGAAAACTCAATAATTTGGTGCTCATATCTTTCACTTTAATATGGAGCTCTATGTAAATtcactactttaaaaagaaaaataatctgaggTATATAAAATCCCTTTAGTGAGGATTTCATCAGCAACTAATTTCCTCTCCAAATTCCAAGTCAGCTTAGACATAAACTAAAAGTAGAGATATGTAGGAGCCAAAATACCTCTTTAATAATTGAGAGGTCAATAATGATGAGGAAAAAATTTGTTCACAGGAAGCTGAACTTCTAACGACCATGTCCTCAGACCCATACAGTCAACAGCAATGGAGCCTGAAAGTCTAGCTCAGTGTTTCTCAACTTGTGGATTGCAATAGCTTTGGGGTTTGAAAGAACTTTTCTCAGAGGTCACATATTAGATATTCTGCATTTTAGATATTCacttgattcataacagcagcaaaatttcagctgttaagtagcaatgaaaataattttatgatcgaGGGTCTCCAAATCATGAGGGTAGCAACATTAGGAAGATTTAGAATCACTGGTAGCTGAAAGTACGCTCTCAGTGAGCAGCTCAATTTCAAGGCATAAGGTCACTATGCTTtggtcctttattttctttttttaaattttaattattttttttttacaattaattcactatataccctgattgaagccccctgcctaaactcctcccaggcccactgaaaggtggagtcccctgccatctgcccatagcttatcaagtctcatcagcaccacctggatcctcttcctttgtggcctaccgAGGCCACATCAATAAGGGCAAGTGATCACAGAGtaggcaacaaagttcatgagagaggcagcctctgctccccttactcaggaagccacatagatactgagctaccaatcagctacatcagagcagggggtctaggtcatctacATGCTTGGACCCTGGAGGTGCACCATTccctgcaggaccacctgggctgaaactttttatatttgttggtctagcatacaaaatgggaaaaagaatcttcaccacctCTATATCTGAAAAGGGCtgatatagaaaatatattaataactctagaaattaaaaaacaacaaatcagataattaaaaaataaggtacagagctaaatagaggattctctgtagaggaatatagaatggcagagaaacatttaaagaaatgctcaatgtctttagtcatcagagagaagcaaaacaaaacaatgctgagatttcaccctacacccagcaaaatggctaagatcaaaatctcaagtgacaacacatgctggagaggttgtggagaaagggtatacctcctcaactgctggtgggaatgtaaacttgtacaaaactttgggaatcaatctggtgctttctcagacaattatgaatagtgcttcctcaagttccagctaatattgcatagaaataaatacaaaatatactcaagcatgcaacaaggaaatttgttcagcCACATtagtagcagcttcattcataatagccacaacctgaaagcaacccagatgtccctcaacagaggaacaaaTATAGAAAtcgtgctacatttacacaatggaatactactaagcaattaaaaaaaaggaaatcataaaatttgcagacaaatggtggaatctagaaaagctcCACTCTGTGATTCCTGTAGACGAGTCCTTCTCTGATTGGCTCTTGGTCTGCTCCTCAAATAGACCTCACTTCCAATCAAGGCCCTTGCCCTCTCCAAACAAGACTTCCCTACATTGCTTGGGATTAAGGTTGAGTCCTAAGGGTGTGTCAGCATTTCAGCCAGGGGGCTTTTCAGGGGTGTCTGCgttccagccccagcaggcaGACCATGAAGATCTCTAGGTGTGACCCCCCCCCCATTGCCAGGTTGCAGGACTGAAATTCCTCTAAAACGGCCTCCCTCCACCAATCCGTTTTGCTTTTTAGCAAGGAAGACTCAAGAGCCACCTGCTCAGGGGAAATCCCACTAGCTCAGAGAGACATGgagagcacccagctgaccttgtaCTCAACTGAGGACACAGAAGGAGCAAACCCTCCCCCGACCCCCTTCACCAGGCTGTCCTAAGGACCCTCTGATTCAATCTCTCTCATTCCTGGCATCTTTCAGCCGAATGGAAACATTGTGCTGGGTTTCAGACTTCCAGCACAGACTATCACCCACTCCCCTAAACTAAACAGTGGAAAAATCCACCTGAAGATTCATGCCTTCATGCCACTTTCCCCTCGAacatctgtaacctcagcaaATGTCCATTTCAGGATCTAGGTCTTCCCGTCTGTCTGTTTCAGGAACTCACTGTCCTCTTTCAGTCAGGTTGATGAGCTCTTCCTGCACAAGGGCATGGCGGTTGTGGAgctggtgttggtgttggtgttgtgtgtgtgtttgtgcagggGCTGTGGGTGGTATCAACTTTCCGGGTGGGACCATGGCTCCGGGTTGCCCTCTatctgcctcctttccttccttgagtAGAGGCTTTCATGGGGAATCCTctctcactggggatgggctcctTTGCAATTTGATGGAACCCTTAGGCTCTGCTCACCTGTGGAAATATAGGCAaaagctgcttctctgagtgtcCCATTACCTGAAACCCATCCCACTCTTTTGAAAATCCCATTGAAGAATGGAAGCTCACACTCATCATCACGTTCTCCTACAATCCAGGGACTTTAAACAGCAGTTGTCTTCCTGGTTGCCAATCAGGAAATttcaacttaaaacaaaacaaaacaaaacaaaacaaaacacaatggtCTGTATTTGTGGGAGTTACTTCTCCCTGTTTCTGTTCATTTACAATCTCCATTTTGTGTACACCAAACATCTGTCACTCCTTTCTCCCATACCATACAGCAATGTTCCCTCAGGGAAGGAACTACCAACAGGTGGCAGATCCTAgttccctctcctgtcctctccccaccacACCGTGAGTGCAGTCTCAGCCCAGCTTTGCATCCAACACGAGGCCAGGGAGGGTGTTCAGGTCTATCGTGGATGGATGAGCTAGCAGAATCTGGTCAATTCTCCGTTTCTGCTCAGAGTGCGGGAAGATGCTCATCAGCGCCTCCCTCAACTCGCTGGTCTCTGCCCAAGATCTCTGTGCGGGCCTGCCCAGTTTCTGCTGCATCCTAGGCAGTGTGACCGGGACAGTGAAGAGCTGTTGCTGAGGAAGCCCAGGGCTTGGAGAGGCTCCGTGGTTCTGGGGTGGTGGCcagtggctggggctggggctggggctgggactggggctggggctggggctggggctggggctagggctCCTGAGGACAGAGTCCAAAGAGCTCATGCCTGGCGGGCCGCTGTCATCAACCAGCTGCTTGTCTGGAGGAAAGAGGTCCTTTTGAAGAAATTCTTACAGCCGAGGTCCGTGCCTTCCCAGAGGGTCATCGGGAACCATAAATATGTCTCCCACGAATGTGTACTGAAGCAGTCTCCTGGCAACAATTTCTCTCCAGGACGCCGACTCAGTCACAAACTCTCTCAGGTTATCATTGGTCACGATGATCCCCCCGGTCTTCTCTGCCAGGTGCAATAGGAACCTGTCATCATGAGAAGAGATTCTTTCTCGGGAGACCATCCGGGCAGGAGTCAGAGCCACTATGCTGAGGTCCTGGAGCTGGCCCA
It contains:
- the LOC110544907 gene encoding LOW QUALITY PROTEIN: NEDD4-binding protein 1-like (The sequence of the model RefSeq protein was modified relative to this genomic sequence to represent the inferred CDS: substituted 1 base at 1 genomic stop codon), which codes for MDRQPMEPESPPAQEETEQGQQPPPPFPLAQGGTPDKGFQQPAGPVLAESKEPPRGKHSHLGGLPEPKPRCPPISEPLLQQPRLFPSETGSAELGGSYEDPTASFTGVQRFQEALKTPYSLALRNEPGRADLKHVVIDGSNVAMAHGLKKFFSCHGIALAVEYFWKLGNRNITVFVPQWRTRRDPHFMEQHLLGQLQDLSIVALTPARMVSRERISSHDDRFLLHLAEKTGGIIVTNDNLREFVTESASWREIVARRLLQYTFVGDIFMVPDDPLGRHGPRLXEFLQKDLFPPDKQLVDDSGPPGMSSLDSVLRSPSPSPSPSPSPSPSPSPSPSHWPPPQNHGASPSPGLPQQQLFTVPVTLPRMQQKLGRPAQRSWAETSELREALMSIFPHSEQKRRIDQILLAHPSTIDLNTLPGLVLDAKLG